Part of the Zea mays cultivar B73 chromosome 4, Zm-B73-REFERENCE-NAM-5.0, whole genome shotgun sequence genome is shown below.
GAGTAGAATAGAACAAAAACGCTTCGTTCTTTGTTTGGTTGAGAGCTATATGAGTGTAgagaagagaaaggaaagcgcTCGAGAGCACTCGCATCCGACCATTTTACTTATAATAAATTTCTATATGAAGACTCCAGGTGCCACTCCGCTCCTCTTTTGTTGAAAACCAAAGATCCAAAAAAAACTAAAATAGAACTGCTACATTCTCCTCCACTCCTCAATCAAACGCACCCTTAAAGCACAGATATTAGAACGGAATATCACTCAATCAAAAAAATCACTGGTGCAGTATGTCTCGATGCAAGACTAGCGAAAATGGTGCTAAAAAATTCAAGGCAGTAGTATTAAGTCAAAAATCCCCAACATTGGCCCGCGGCCCACCCTTGCAGATCGAAGCATCTCCACACCGGCCTTGTCACGTTTACATCATCCATGCAAAAAATTTGGCCACTGTTCTAAAAACGGTAAAGCCTAGCATAGTTCAATTACGGAGGGGGGGGAGGGGTTCATTTGTGAACACACATGAAAGCTAAGttaaaatttaaaaaaaaaaagagagagaagaaAAGTAGGTTCTGATACAGGTTTCACTAGCTAATGAGGTGTCAGTAAACCAGCCATGAGTATGGCGAGTCACTGCAACGACCTAACCGAGCAAAAGCCTACATAGCTCAGAGTACCTCAGTTATCCCTCCACTTGTTGACATACTTGAGGAATGCCATGGACGGATTGTCCTTTGGCTGGGCCCGGACACGTGTGGAACGGCGCAGCACACCCTCTTCAAGTAACGTCTTGTTTGCGATGTCTTTTGATCGTTTCTCTAGGGCATTACTACAACATGGAACAAGAGAAGAATTAGTCAGCAGTTGGCACTTAATGAAACCTTTTGAAATACTAACGCTGAATCACATAGGCTTTGGCCATGTCAAGGATGAATATTGCAGTTGTGAAATGAGTACAGTAAGGTTAGCATCAAGCCCTGTATGGAAGACAGTATAGACTGCAGAATCAGCAGTTGTGAACATTACGACCAGAAAACAAAACCGAACAAATAAGAGAGCTAACAGGGTGTTTGGTTGAGGAATGAGTTAGTCCATTGCCTACTGATTCCTCGTTTTTTCCTGAAATGGAATAGGTTGATGCACCATCATTTATCACTCCATTCCTCACAAGCTAATAATTGGTAATGATATGAGAAATGGAATCATTCCACCTAATTTGAAGAATGGACATATGATGCACCATCTCATCTAGGATGGTttgattccacaaaccaaacaccttGTAAGCCTCCAAGTACAAGTACACTGATTACCAAGACATCACAGGTCACGAAAGCAGAAAGCCTTCTCAAATGAATCACCAGCGTTATTAAAACTATGTTTAAACGTCAAAACTCTAATTACAGGTTGAAACCGCGTTTTGGCGTTCTATACTGTAAAACGCGGTTTCATGTGTTTTAGACCATTAGCTACTTTTGGGCCCAGTATGCTAGTTACTTATGGGTCCAATCCAGCTCATTGGTGAAGTTTTGGTAAGCCACTAACCTCTCTAttttggtatttaacttcatgttattgtctgaaattatgatatattggTGTTTTTtctatgttgtttaaaactacgtttaaacgaaCTTCGTTTAAACGTTTCAAAGTCAACTTCACCCAATCGTTTTAATAACCTTGTGAACCACAATATGGTCTAAAACAAGTATATGATCAACAGAAGTCAAAACCAAGGTCCAATACAGGCACCAAAAACTAAGGTTAGCGAACATTAACATACCTTATCTTACTATAGAACTTCTCTAGTTGCCGTTTCAAAGCTCTCTCCCTTATACCTTTGACATTCAATGAGTCCATGAGCGCATCAAGCTGTCATTTCCACACACAAAAAATATTTCAGCAGCCACAGATGGTGAAAATACAGATTTACAACCAGATCATCAGTCACCTCTTCCTTAGTGCTGTAGTAACCCCATTCTCTGGAATCTGCAGTTTCAACAAAAAGTCTTCCTTCACGCTTGAAAAACCAGTACCTACTGTACTGTCTGTCTTTACCAAGAGGGCTGGAACGGATGGATAATTTCTCGATCTCCGTCTCAAGGTGCTGTACCTTCAAAACATTCAAAATCCAATAAAAAAGGCTCAATACCAGACATTGCCAAATACAACCGAACATGACTAGAATACATATTTTGGTGTTATCTGCAAATGCAAATACACTTGAGTCAAGTGCTCACCATGTGTCGTTTCACTTCTGTCCTACCCCGAGAAATATTACTCTTGTCATTTTCTTCTTTTCTCCTAACCAGCTCATCTACACCTTCATGGCCACCTTGCACAGCATCTGTCTGATTCTCCtcatttttcatggcaatttcagTGTTCAGATTTTGCTCTTTTTTGTCCTTTCTGGTGttctctctttttgttgcattaaGGACTTGTTTCTGGTCCACACGATCACTTAGTATCTCCCTTATGGCAGAGGTTTCAATAGCTTCTTCCACTAGTTCCCGAAGGATCTTAAGCTTTATATTAGTGTCAATAAGACCATAATATCCCCTTCTTACTGTTGCAATGTTAGTGGATAGTTCTTCATTTTTTGTCATTTCCAAGAAGTCACATAGATACTCAGCCCATGTTACTGAACTTACCTGCAATGAATGCACAGAAAAAAAGGATGTGATGTGCAGTCAATAAAGAAGGGCAATCGATCTTAATAGTACTAAAGGGAGAACCTttaacttctgtttcttgttctGCGGAACAGTGAAATAGTCACCTTCATCCTTCATAAGCAAGTGAAACAAAGCTGCATGTATTTCCACAAGAAGAACATTGCTTTCTTTGTGGCAAATTGCATTCTCCAGATCTGTTAGCGGAAATGGGGACAGATTCAGAGCCCTCCCAAAAGACGAGCAGAAGTCCCATACCATAAGGAGATCTCCCACAGAACATCTTGGTACTCTAAAATCTGTAGCCAGAAGAGGTCTCTTAAATAAAGACGGATCATCTGCATTGGGCCTTACTAGCAGATCATCTATTGGATACTTAATCAGCACATAAGCATGTTCTTCATCTGGAAATCATACGAGGATCAATGATTAGAAGCTTGTAACAAACTAACAATGAAGAAAACCATCGCTAGTTCACTACAGGCGGTTAAGGTTCAGTTGAATCACCTGTCTTGAGCTTTTTCCTTCCATCTTCAACAGTTTCATTCTCTTGTCTTTTTCTCCCTTTCTTCTGCAAATATTCATTATAATAGAGAAAGAAATATAGTTTACTGCTGCAGGTTTGTAACATACATGAGAAACAAAATGTGGGATACTCACCATTACACTATCAGGGGGCTCGATGGTTATGCCAAATTTTTTGGCAAGATTCTCATGGATAACCCATGGATTACTTTGTGACGTAGCATCTCTAATAAAAAACTTCAGCGTATTCCTGCTAACAGGTGCCCTCCGGTAAAACAGATCTGCAGCTTTGATTACTGATGTGTTGGTTATAGCCTTACCCTTCCGAATCCAACCAACTTCACACATCTTTGTGCCACCAGAATCTaaaatcttcaaaatcttgcaagGTGCCACATTACCATCCTTATTAGCATGTAATTCTATTCCCTCAAATACTTCTTCCAGCAGACTAGCATATATCTTATCAACAAGTTCATATAAACCAAGAGGGCCTGAAATAAAAGTAAACATGAATACAATAGAATTCAGATTGCTGTCATAACATAGATGTTTTGTAATTGGCAAGCAGTGCATTGTGCTTCGGAATAACAGTGTAGCTCCAGTACAGTTTACTATTGCATGACACTAACTGAATCTTAGATCTACTTGCAATACTTCACATGTAATTTCCAGCTTCCAAACATGTAATTTGAAGTTACATATGATAATTAAATGAAATTAATGATTTTTGACAAATGTTACTGCTGAAACAAGAACATGTGAAATGTAAGTGTACCATCCAGAACCACAACATATGAGGTAccggatttttttaaaaaaaaaacactTACTGTATTGAGTCATCCGAAGAACTTGAGCCATTAGCTCAGTTGGCAAATTTTGAGCCTTCTCCATCGCTTTGTGCTCAGATACCAAAGCTTCTTCAAAAGTTAAATTAGATTTTCCAGATATATTACATGTCCAAACTCTTTGACGATAAAGGTTTAGCCTCTTCAGGTATTCTCTGATTTGTTGTTAAGGATACAAGCTTCAAAACATGCATTGCTAAACTACTTCCCTGCAAATGCAAAAGGCACAAAAAACTTGCACAACCATTGGCCAAAAATGTTCCAGCACAGATAACAGCAAATTTGACTGCAACAGCAGCATACAGAAAGGATACTCATAATCTCGGAATATCTCCTTCGTGAATCGAATTTGGAACACCTTCTCCTTTGAATCCAAGTCCTTAGGGGGCTCCAGCAAGGAGAAAGGTTTCTTATCAAAGAGAGGCATTTGGCGTAGGATCCTGCCTGCACTTGAAAATAAAGCACAACTTTCATTTCTCCCGTAAAGCTCTTGCATGGAATAATCTACAACAGTGCAAATAAGTTGATTTGTAATGCAATCTGCCAACAGCTCCAGGCACAAATgagtaataaggaacaattacaaGAGTGTACATAGTGATAGTACGAGCACCTTGTTCTTGGACCAATGAGAAAGGCAATCTAATGTAAAATCTGGCTAGAAATGATTCCATCAGAAAATGGAAAACACACCACATCAGAGCAGCATCTTGAAACTTGCTCTTTTGTTACCCACATCAAGCGCAGTGCATCAATGCAACACTATCACGAGTCACACTAAGCCGCCCAGCACTTGTGCAAAATGAACAAGCGCAAGGTG
Proteins encoded:
- the LOC100191667 gene encoding uncharacterized isoform X2, coding for MPLFDKKPFSLLEPPKDLDSKEKVFQIRFTKEIFRDYEEYLKRLNLYRQRVWTCNISGKSNLTFEEALVSEHKAMEKAQNLPTELMAQVLRMTQYSPLGLYELVDKIYASLLEEVFEGIELHANKDGNVAPCKILKILDSGGTKMCEVGWIRKGKAITNTSVIKAADLFYRRAPVSRNTLKFFIRDATSQSNPWVIHENLAKKFGITIEPPDSVMKKGRKRQENETVEDGRKKLKTDEEHAYVLIKYPIDDLLVRPNADDPSLFKRPLLATDFRVPRCSVGDLLMVWDFCSSFGRALNLSPFPLTDLENAICHKESNVLLVEIHAALFHLLMKDEGDYFTVPQNKKQKLKVSSVTWAEYLCDFLEMTKNEELSTNIATVRRGYYGLIDTNIKLKILRELVEEAIETSAIREILSDRVDQKQVLNATKRENTRKDKKEQNLNTEIAMKNEENQTDAVQGGHEGVDELVRRKEENDKSNISRGRTEVKRHMVQHLETEIEKLSIRSSPLGKDRQYSRYWFFKREGRLFVETADSREWGYYSTKEELDALMDSLNVKGIRERALKRQLEKFYSKISNALEKRSKDIANKTLLEEGVLRRSTRVRAQPKDNPSMAFLKYVNKWRDN
- the LOC100191667 gene encoding uncharacterized isoform X1 — protein: MQELYGRNESCALFSSAGRILRQMPLFDKKPFSLLEPPKDLDSKEKVFQIRFTKEIFRDYEEYLKRLNLYRQRVWTCNISGKSNLTFEEALVSEHKAMEKAQNLPTELMAQVLRMTQYSPLGLYELVDKIYASLLEEVFEGIELHANKDGNVAPCKILKILDSGGTKMCEVGWIRKGKAITNTSVIKAADLFYRRAPVSRNTLKFFIRDATSQSNPWVIHENLAKKFGITIEPPDSVMKKGRKRQENETVEDGRKKLKTDEEHAYVLIKYPIDDLLVRPNADDPSLFKRPLLATDFRVPRCSVGDLLMVWDFCSSFGRALNLSPFPLTDLENAICHKESNVLLVEIHAALFHLLMKDEGDYFTVPQNKKQKLKVSSVTWAEYLCDFLEMTKNEELSTNIATVRRGYYGLIDTNIKLKILRELVEEAIETSAIREILSDRVDQKQVLNATKRENTRKDKKEQNLNTEIAMKNEENQTDAVQGGHEGVDELVRRKEENDKSNISRGRTEVKRHMVQHLETEIEKLSIRSSPLGKDRQYSRYWFFKREGRLFVETADSREWGYYSTKEELDALMDSLNVKGIRERALKRQLEKFYSKISNALEKRSKDIANKTLLEEGVLRRSTRVRAQPKDNPSMAFLKYVNKWRDN